One window of the Hypomesus transpacificus isolate Combined female unplaced genomic scaffold, fHypTra1 scaffold_251, whole genome shotgun sequence genome contains the following:
- the gba gene encoding lysosomal acid glucosylceramidase has product MMALPSPAAGLLHLVLLTGIATLSNASDECVARDFGHGSVVCECNSTHCDSAGPCSLPGLGQFASYLSSKAGSRLERGQGRVLANSSGTALRLTIVPYQKYQRIRGFGGSMTDAAALNILALSPGGQEQLLRQYFSPEGVGYSVVRVPMASCDFSTRLYTYADTPGDYSLENFTLAAEDINMKIPLLQRAQAMSPRPLSLLASAWSAPAWLKTNGALTGKGSLKGQPGGKEHKTWAQYYIRFLEEYARHNLTFWAMTTGNEPSAGLMTNYSFQAMGFTAEEQRDWVGLDLGPALHASPYPQTHLLILDDNRLLLPHWAKVVLSDVRAARYIHGVGVHWYLDGLVPAELSLGTTHHLYPEYYLFGTEACAGWSPLDRGVKLGSWDRAEQYAHDIIEDLNHGVVGWTDWNLALDPGGGPNWVKNFVDSPIIVDPKQDVFYKQPTFYSLAHFSKFLLEGSQRVGVSSSQETALESSAFLRPDGSVVLTILNRSSSDVNFEVWHPAVGFISSSSHAHSLLTLAWNTH; this is encoded by the exons ATGATGGCTTTGCCATCACCAGCAGCTGGTCTCTTACATTTAGTCCTGCTCACAGGAATAGCCACACTCTCCAATG CTAGCGACGAGTGCGTGGCCCGTGACTTTGGCCATGGCTCCGTGGTTTGTGAGTGTAACTCAACCCACTGTGATAGTGCTGGGCCATGCAGCTTGCCTGGGTTGGGTCAGTTCGCCTCCTACCTGAGCAGTAAGGCTGGCagcaggctggagagggggcagggccgGGTCCTTGCCAACAGCTCTGGGACAG CTCTCAGGCTGACTATCGTTCCCTACCAGAAATACCAGCGGATCCGAGGCTTCGGTGGCTCGATGACGGACGCAGCGGCCCTGAACatcctggctctctctccaggaggaCAGGAGCAGCTCCTGCGGCAGTACTTCTCCCCCGAGG GTGTAGGCTACAGCGTGGTCCGTGTTCCCATGGCCAGCTGTGACTTCTCCACCCGTCTGTACACCTACGCAGACACGCCTGGAGACTACAGCCTGGAGAACTTCACCCTTGCTGCAGAAGACATCAACATGAAG atccCCCTGCTGCAGCGCGCCCAGGCCATGTCCCCCCgccctctgtctctgctggCCAGTGCCTGGAGCGCCCCCGCCTGGCTGAAGACCAATGGTGCGCTCACTGGGAAAGGCTCTCTGAAGGGCCAGCCTGGGGGGAAGGAGCACAAGACCTGGGCTCAGTATTACATCAG gtTTCTGGAGGAGTACGCCAGACACAACCTGACCTTCTGGGCCATGACCACTGGGAACGAACCCTCTGCTGGACTCATGACCAACTACAg TTTCCAGGCGATGGGCTTCACagcggaggagcagagggacTGGGTTGGCTTGGACCTGGGCCCCGCCCTGCACGCATCACCATACCCCCAAACACACCTGCTCATTCTGGACGACAACAGGCTGCTGCTGCCACACTGGGCCaaagtg gtGTTGAGTGACGTGCGTGCGGCACGCTACATCCACGGTGTGGGTGTTCACTGGTACCTGGACGGCCTTGTGCCAGCAGAGCTCAGCCTGGGCACCACCCACCACCTGTACCCCGAGTACTACCTGTTTGGAACGGAGGCGTGCGCAGGCTGGAGCCCCCTGGACCGGGGCGTGAAGCTGGGCAGCTGGGACAGGGCCGAGCAGTACGCCCATGATATcatagag GATCTGAACCACGGGGTTGTGGGTTGGACCGACTGGAACCTGGCTCTGGACCCTGGCGGGGGCCCCAACTGGGTCAAGAACTTTGTGGACAGCCCCATCATCGTGGACCCCAAACAAGATGTCTTCTACAAGCAGCCTACCTTCTACAGCCTGGCCCACTTCAG CAAGTTCCTGTTGGAGGGTTCTCAGAGAGTGGGCGTGTCCTCCAGTCAGGAAACAGCTCTGGAAAGCTCCGCCTTCCTCAGACCCGATGGTTCAGTGGTGCTCACCATTCTGAACAG GTCGTCGTCAGATGTGAATTTTGAGGTGTGGCATCCTGCTGTTggcttcatctcctcctcctcccatgcccATTCTCTGCTCACACTGGCCTGGAACACgcactga
- the LOC124462808 gene encoding basic salivary proline-rich protein 1-like produces the protein MKPFGPPASPPLPPSAERPGRHGDGVCMPPSHLPDAMAPTGRAGAVSSAVTPRPSKSAKVKGRKQNSSSSPAPAVASAGPSPPSEEALTQNIPPSEEALTQNVPTDRPCSPSPSEPPGSGHTALTQRSSTPPTLEKERAKKDKSKKEKGKEKKSRHLKGKDEMGQSERGKELGSKKKKGRKGRDDRGKEERGRDPSLKDETERDERRRREGKPSPDVHRGASDHTAPPSLTFDPAGAADSGEAPQTDTQQPGQTAASDPSCDGPDETLSGVSSSSPSPPPPCDPAPPPLGPPPHPAPRPGQPAAEEA, from the coding sequence ATGAAGCCCTTcggcccccctgcctccccccccctgcccccctcagcgGAGAGGCCTGGGAGGCACGGAGACGGGGTCTGCATGCCACCTTCACACCTTCCAGACGCTATGGCTCCTACAGGGAGGGCGGGGGCCGTCTCATCCGCCGTTACCCCTCGCCCCTCAAAGTCCGCTAAGGTCAAAGGTCGAAAACAAAACTCTTCCTCATCGCCTGCCCCTGCAGTTGCGAGCGCCGGGCCGAGCCCCCCATCCGAGGAGGCTCTGACCCAGAACATCCCCCCATCCGAGGAGGCTCTGACCCAGAACGTCCCCACAGACCGTCcatgctccccctccccctccgagCCCCCTGGCTCCGGCCACACGGCTCTGACGCAGCGCTCATCCACCCCGCCCACTCTGGAGAAGGAACGAGCCAAGAAGGACAAGtccaagaaagagaaagggaaggagaagaagtcGAGACACCTGAAAGGAAAGGATGAAAtgggacagagtgagagagggaaggagctaGGCTCCAAGAaaaagaaggggaggaagggacgtgatgacagagggaaggaggagcggGGGAGAGACCCCAGTCTGAAGGACGAAacggagagggatgagaggaggaggagggagggtaagcCCAGCCCAGACGTCCACAGGGGGGCCTCCGATCATACAGCCCCACCcagtctgacctttgaccctgcaGGAGCAGCAGACTCAGGTGAAGccccccagacagacacacagcagcccggacagacagcagcatctGATCCATCGTGTGACGGACCAGACGAAACCCTCTCCGGGGTCAGCTcgtcttccccctccccccctcccccctgcgaccccgcccccccccctctcggcccgcccccccaccccgcccccagacCAGGACAGCCGGCCGCTGAAGAAGCGTAA
- the dap3 gene encoding 28S ribosomal protein S29, mitochondrial isoform X2, translated as MALQRLSFRLRQTVTHARSIHGSGCGQQLEALAGEPKPQHEPLQVFRTQENDPACHSENHLGQYYTLPPDHPRTLFPHGLPSRFQLQTKTFTEGCVMVRQPALEVISHLRRADYSKPALRYVFYGVKGSGKTMSLCHAVHYCASQGWLVLHIPDAHRWVKNCKELLPSTYNSSRFDQPIQASNWLRNFRITNEHFLSKMTTRQRYVWTKRESTEEGRPLGELVDQGVTRVKSSSDVVGALMKELRLQTADPDLKGFRVVVAVDGINALWGRTTLKKEDKSPVSAQELTLVHNLRKLVKNDWCGGAVITTLAQTGSLYTPSSAYLPHELLGEVRGHGGL; from the exons ATGGCGCTCCAAAGACTGTCCTTCAGATTACGTCAAACG GTGACACATGCACGGTCAATCCATGGCTCTGGGTGTGGCCAGCAGCTGGAAGCCCTGGCAGGAGAGCCCAAACCACAACATGAGCCCCTCCAGGTCTTCAGGACGCAGGAGAACGACCCG GCCTGCCATTCAGAGAACCATCTTGGACAGTACTACACTCTGCCCCCAGATCACCCTCGCACTCTCTTCCCTCACGGCCTGCCCTCACGCTTCCAACTGCAG aCCAAGACGTTCACTGAGGGCTGTGTGATGGTGAGGCAGCCCGCCCTGGAGGTCATCTCCCACCTGAGGAGAGCCGACTACAGCAAACCCGCCCTGCGCTATGTGTTCT ATGGAGTGAAGGGAAGTGGAAAGACCATGTCCCTCTGCCATGCTGTTCACTACTGTGCCTCCCAAGGATGGCTGGTGCTGCACATACCAGATG CCCATCGATGGGTGAAAAACTGCAAGGAGCTGCTGCCTTCGACCTATAACAGCTCTCGGTTCGACCAGCCAATCCAAGCTTCTAATTGGCTGCGCAATTTCAGAATCACAAACGAGCACTTCCTGTCCAAG ATGACGACCAGGCAGAGGTACGTGTggacgaagagagagagcactgagGAGGGACGTCCGCTGGGGGAACTGGTCGACCAG GGCGTGACCCGGGTGAAGAGCAGTAGCGACGTGGTCGGAGCCCTGATGAAGGAGCTGAGGCTTCAGACGGCAGATCCAGACCTCAAGGGCTTCAGGGTGGTCGTGGCCGTGGACGGGATCAACGCTCTCTGGGGGAGGACGACCCTGAAGAAGGAGGACAAGAGCCCG gtgtccGCCCAGGAGCTCACGCTGGTTCATAACTTGAGGAAGTTGGTGAAGAATGACTGG TGTGGAGGGGCAGTCATCACCACTCTGGCTCAGACCGGATCGCTCTACACACCAAGCTCCGCCTACCTGCCACACGAGCTGCtgggagaggtcaggggtcacg GAGGGCTTTAA
- the dap3 gene encoding 28S ribosomal protein S29, mitochondrial isoform X1: MALQRLSFRLRQTVTHARSIHGSGCGQQLEALAGEPKPQHEPLQVFRTQENDPACHSENHLGQYYTLPPDHPRTLFPHGLPSRFQLQTKTFTEGCVMVRQPALEVISHLRRADYSKPALRYVFYGVKGSGKTMSLCHAVHYCASQGWLVLHIPDAHRWVKNCKELLPSTYNSSRFDQPIQASNWLRNFRITNEHFLSKMTTRQRYVWTKRESTEEGRPLGELVDQGVTRVKSSSDVVGALMKELRLQTADPDLKGFRVVVAVDGINALWGRTTLKKEDKSPVSAQELTLVHNLRKLVKNDWCGGAVITTLAQTGSLYTPSSAYLPHELLGEEGFNTMEPFVPVPVSDYSEKEFESCYLYYLNRNWLQHPHSRTEEGKKELIFLSNRNPSLLDRLCAFL, translated from the exons ATGGCGCTCCAAAGACTGTCCTTCAGATTACGTCAAACG GTGACACATGCACGGTCAATCCATGGCTCTGGGTGTGGCCAGCAGCTGGAAGCCCTGGCAGGAGAGCCCAAACCACAACATGAGCCCCTCCAGGTCTTCAGGACGCAGGAGAACGACCCG GCCTGCCATTCAGAGAACCATCTTGGACAGTACTACACTCTGCCCCCAGATCACCCTCGCACTCTCTTCCCTCACGGCCTGCCCTCACGCTTCCAACTGCAG aCCAAGACGTTCACTGAGGGCTGTGTGATGGTGAGGCAGCCCGCCCTGGAGGTCATCTCCCACCTGAGGAGAGCCGACTACAGCAAACCCGCCCTGCGCTATGTGTTCT ATGGAGTGAAGGGAAGTGGAAAGACCATGTCCCTCTGCCATGCTGTTCACTACTGTGCCTCCCAAGGATGGCTGGTGCTGCACATACCAGATG CCCATCGATGGGTGAAAAACTGCAAGGAGCTGCTGCCTTCGACCTATAACAGCTCTCGGTTCGACCAGCCAATCCAAGCTTCTAATTGGCTGCGCAATTTCAGAATCACAAACGAGCACTTCCTGTCCAAG ATGACGACCAGGCAGAGGTACGTGTggacgaagagagagagcactgagGAGGGACGTCCGCTGGGGGAACTGGTCGACCAG GGCGTGACCCGGGTGAAGAGCAGTAGCGACGTGGTCGGAGCCCTGATGAAGGAGCTGAGGCTTCAGACGGCAGATCCAGACCTCAAGGGCTTCAGGGTGGTCGTGGCCGTGGACGGGATCAACGCTCTCTGGGGGAGGACGACCCTGAAGAAGGAGGACAAGAGCCCG gtgtccGCCCAGGAGCTCACGCTGGTTCATAACTTGAGGAAGTTGGTGAAGAATGACTGG TGTGGAGGGGCAGTCATCACCACTCTGGCTCAGACCGGATCGCTCTACACACCAAGCTCCGCCTACCTGCCACACGAGCTGCtgggagag GAGGGCTTTAACACCATGGAGCCCTTTGTCCCTGTTCCAGTCTCGGACTACAGCGAGAAAGAGTTTGAGAGTTGTTACTTGTACTATCTGAACCGTAACTGGTTACAACACCCACACA GTCGAACcgaggaggggaagaaagagttGATCTTTCTGAGTAACAGAAATCCATCTCTTCTGGATAGACTTTGCGCTttcctctga
- the polr3c gene encoding DNA-directed RNA polymerase III subunit RPC3 — translation MTAQEVRLCGLLLQEHFGEVVEKVGTKLLRGGTQNLRAIANETGTPLDLVKKSLCVLMQHGACEFSCGRRGPGSPVEYRSGCDRILRILRYPRYIYTAKTLYGDTGELVIEEVLQRGHMTMSSTVRTVADRLTHNMEEGRSMEYGEVVNVFSKLVETHFLQRCPPVANPRTAAPVTPATPATPASASVPAASASPESFPECYKLPGITITGCGKRRRSSEDGEEQRAGKKAKLDPDSKTYGDEGIYWQVNFERFHLHFRDQAIISAVASKLDQTSSEIVRTILRMSEVTTTPSAAHTQPLSANEIFRTLPPNYSISRPILDQYLSLMVDDPMEFVGRSGDSGGGMYVVNLHRALTNLARATLESVVQERFGSRSARIFRLLLRKRHLEQKQVEDFAMIPAKEAKDMLYTLLSENLVQLQEIPKTPDHAPSRTFYLYTVNQLSAARLLLQHCYKTVANLIERRLFETKENKRLLEKSQRIEAILASLQASGAEPEQLTEVEEMITSAERQQLEALRHHINKLDSTENQVDETIFLLESYISSTATR, via the exons ATGACGGCTCAGGAAGTTCGTTTGTGcgggctgctgctgcaggagcacTTCGgtgaggtggtggagaaggtggGCACGAAGCTGCTTAGAGGCGGGACACAGAACCTACGGGCCATCGCTAATGAGACGGGCACCCCTCTGGacctg GTGAAGAAGTCTCTGTGCGTGCTCATGCAGCACGGAGCCTGTGAGTTCAGCTGCGGCCGCAGAGGACCCGGCAGCCCGGTGGAGTACCGCAGCGGCTGCGATCGAATCCTCAGGATCCTGCGGTACCCCCGCTACATCTACACGGCCAAGACCCTCTACGGTGACACGGGAGAGCTGGTCATCGAGGAGGTTCTACAGAGGGGTCACATGACCATGAGCTCCACCGTCAGGACCGTGGCAGACCGCCTCACTCACAACATGGAAG AGGGTCGCAGTATGGAGTACGGGGAGGTGGTGAATGTCTTCTCTAAACTGGTGGAGACGCATTTCCTGCAGCGCTGCCCTCCAGTGGCCAACCCAAGAACTGCTGCCCCTGTTACCCCAGCAACCCCCGCCacgcctgcctctgcctctgttcctgctgcctctgcctcacCAGAAAGCTTCCCTGAATGTTACAAACTGCCAGGCATCACAATTACAG GTTGTGGAAAGCGGCGTCGCTCCAGTGAAGacggagaggaacagagggcaGGGAAGAAGGCCAAGCTGGACCCAGAC TCGAAGACGTACGGCGATGAAGGGATCTACTGGCAGGTGAACTTTGAAAGGTTCCACCTTCACTTCAGAGACCAGGCCATCATCAGTGCTGTAGCCAGCAAGCTGGACCAA accaGCAGTGAGATAGTGAGGACCATTCTGCGGATGAGCGAAGTCACGACCACGCCCAGCGCcgcccacacacagcccctctcAGCCAATGAGATCTTCCGCACCCTCCCACCCAACTACAGCATCAGTCGCCCCATCCTGGACCAGTACCTGTCTCTGATGGTGGACGACCCT ATGGAGTTTGTGGGAAGGTCAGGCGACAGTGGAGGAGGAATGTACGTCGTCA ATCTTCACAGAGCGCTGACCAACTTGGCCAGGGCCACATTGGAGTCTGTAGtccaggagag GTTTGGCTCCCGATCAGCACGGATATTCAGGCTGTTGCTAAGGAAACGCCACTTGGAACAGAAGCAGGTGGAAGATTTTGCCATGATCCCAGCGAAGGAGGCCAAAGACATGCTCTACACCCTGCTGTCTGAGAACCTAGTCCAGCTACAG GAAATCCCAAAGACCCCTGACCACGCCCCCTCTCGTACCTTCTACCTGTACACTGTGAACCAGCTGTCTGccgccaggctgctgctgcagcactgcTACAAG ACCGTGGCCAATCTAATCGAGAGACGCCTGTTCGAGACCAAGGAGAACAA GCGTCTCCTGGAGAAGTCCCAGCGTATCGAGGCCATCCTGGCGTCCCTGCAGGCCAGCGGGGCGGAGCCAGAGCAGCtgacggaggtggaggagatgatCACCTCTGCTGAGAGGCAGCAGCTTGAGGCTCTACGACACCACATCAACAA GTTGGACTCAACAGAGAACCAGGTGGATGAGACCATCTTTCTACTAGAATCTTATATCAGCTCCACTGCCACTCgctga
- the rnf115a gene encoding E3 ubiquitin-protein ligase RNF115, giving the protein MAEAAAVPPHRFFCHCCKGEVNPKLPEYICPRCESGFIEEVTDDSSLLEGGANGIDDTATQFAELWHLLFVERPYAADGDSPDSEPRVPGGGGVGPLGGLGGLGGLGGLGGLGGLGGLGGGPIGGSVPAGLGGPLGGPLGAGEHWSPGRPPRLHSQRRYRSRASNRPDRSPAVEGIVQQFLAGLFANSGVPGSPPLSWTGMLHSNPGDYAWGQGGLDAVITQLLGQFENTGPPPAEKEKISSLPTVHVSQEQADCSMECPVCKEDFAVGEPVRQLPCNHFFHSDCIVPWLEMHDTCPVCRKGLNGEDSSSLPPPESPSLSTDPRTQERWSF; this is encoded by the exons ATGGCGGAGGCTGCGGCTGTACCCCCGCATCGGTTCTTCTGTCACTGTTGTAAGGGAGAAGTAAATCCCAAGCTCCCG GAGTACATTTGTCCGAGATGTGAGTCCGGGTTCATCGAGGAAGTAACAGATGATTCCAG TCTCCTAGAGGGCGGCGCTAACGGGATAGATGACACTGCCACGCAGTTCGCAGAG ctgtGGCACCTGCTGTTTGTGGAGCGACCTTATGCAGCAGACGGGGACAGTCCAGACTCAGAACCCCGGGTcccgggggggggcggggtcggGCCCCTGGGAGGACTAGGGGGCTTGGGGGGTTTGGGTGGCCTGGGAGGGCTAggcgggctgggggggctgggagggggcccCATTGGGGGGTCGGTGCCAGCAGGGTTGGGGGGGCCCCTGGGGGGTCCGTTGGGAGCAGGGGAGCACTGGAGTCCGGGGCGCCCCCCTCGCCTGCACAGCCAGAGGAGGTACAGGTCCAGGGCAAGCAACAGACCAGACCGCTCGCCTGCTGTGGAGGG gatTGTACAACAGTTTCTGGCTGGTTTGTTTGCTAACTCTGGAGTTCctggctctcctcctctgtcatg gacagGGATGTTGCACTCTAACCCAGGAGACTATGCATGGGGACAGGGAGGGCTGGATGCTGTCATAACACAG ttattaGGCCAGTTTGAGAACACGGGCCCTCCCCcagcagagaaggagaagatctcctctctccccacagtaCACGTCTCTCAGGAACAAGCAG acTGCAGTATGGAGTGTCCGGTGTGTAAGGAAGACTTTGCGGTGGGGGAGCCGGTCAGACAGCTTCCCTGTAACCACTTCTTCCACTCAGACTGTATAGTGCCCTGGCTTGagatg catgACACATGTCCTGTCTGTAGGAAGGGTCTGAATGGAGAGGACAGCAGtagcctgccccccccagagtccccctccctctccacggATCCACGCACACAGGAGAGATGGTCCTTCTGA